GACCGGCTGGAAACTCACCGAAGCCAGCGGCCTTCCTCTGGAAAACGTCTTCCGTATCGTCAACGAGTCAACGCGCCTCACTGCTGCCAATCCCGTCCGCCGCGTGCTGGCGGAGGGCCGCATCATTGGCCTCGCGAACCATACTGTACTTATTCGGAAGGACAGTACTGAGATCCCCATCGACGACAGTGCGGCGCCCATTCGCAGTAACGATGCCATCGTAGGGGTGATCCTCGTCTTCCGCGACATCACCGAATCCAAGGTAAGTCAGGCTGCGCTTGTTCACGCGGAGAAGCTTGCGACTGTCGGCAAACTCGCTTCCACCATCGCCCACGAGATCAACAATCCGCTCGAAGCAGTTTCCAATCTGTTGTTCCTTGTTGCCCACGATGAGAGTCTTTCGCACGAGACGCGTCATTGGGTGTCGCTTGCAGAATCGGAACTTGCTCGCGTATCCGACATGGCGAAACAGACTCTGTCTTTCCACCGCGGCGAAACTAAGCTTGCCAACATACCCGTGCGCGACCTGATCCAGTCTGTGTTTGTGCTCTACCGCTCTCGAGCAGCAAATCGCGGCGTCGAGTTGCGCAACGATCTCTCCGAAGACACCACCGTCTTCGGTATCGCCGGACAACTTCGTCAACTCGTCAGTAATCTGGTTACCAACGCGATTGACGCCATGCCTGACGGAGGCCAGTTCCGCGCCTCTGCCGAACGCATCCAGCGGGACGGCAGTTCGTTGATGCAACTGTCATTCAGCGATACCGGGCAGGGAATCGCACCGGATCACCTGAGGCGCATCTTCGAGCCATTCTTCACCACCAAGGCGCACGTCGGCACCGGACTCGGTCTCTGGATCACCAAGCGAATCGTCGAAGATCACGGCGGGGAGATCTCTGTCAGGAGCGACACCAGTTCAGGCGCCAGCGGCACCACCTTCATCGTCAGTCTCCCTGAATCCGAAGCGAAGGCGGTCCGGAGCGCTGGTTAAGTCGGGTTCTGCAGAAATAAAACGGGGCGCCCGCAGGCGCCCGCTCGCTTTCGACCAGTTTCCAACTCTAAGCCGCTTCGTCTTTCTCTCGGCGACGGACCTCGTCACGATCACGGTCTTTGATATCGTCTGCGACATCCCGTCCTGCGTCTTTCATTTTGCCAAATGCATTCTGGACTTTGCCTTTCGCCTGGTCCATCATGCCCTCGCTCTGGGCTTGTTCATCGCCAGTCCACTCACCTGCCTGGCGCTTCACGCGTCCTTTAATATCGTCGATCTTTCCCTTGATACGATCAGAATCCATATCAACACTCCATTTCTTGGATTTTCCTGCTGTCTCCCGGCGTTTCGGATCACGCTACTGAGTCGCGCGCAGTCATCAGCTGGAACACGAGCGCGACTACGGCAAGCACCAGTAGCACGTGGATGAACCCACCGAGCGTAAAACTACTCACGATGCCGACTAGCCATAAGACGAGCAGGATCACAAATAGCGTCCATAGCATCGCCTTACCTCTGGATTTCGATTTTCTCTCTTATCTTGCCCTTTGTAAGATAAGGTGCCTGTTTGCTGGGATTAGTTGCTAACATTCCTATGCACCCGCTCGATTCCAATGCTCTTGCTGAATTGCGGGTCTCACTCGTACTCCGCCACAGAATTGAACTACAGGGATTGAACTGATGATCGTAGCCATTCAGGGGGAACTTGGGTCTTTCAGCCACGAAGCCGTGCTCAAATTTCTTGGCACGAAAAAGCTCTTGCCTTGTGCCCTCTCAGCGCAGGTCTTCGACCGGCTTGAATCACACAAAGCCGATGCTGCTCTTATTCCCGTAGAGAACTCGCTCGCCGGTACCGTGGCGGAGCACTACGATCTGCTGCTCGCGTATGACGTGTTTATTCAGCACGAATATCGGCTCCGCATTCGACATAACCTCATTGCTGCCCCCGGAGTTACACTGAAGAAGATCACGCGCGTGTTGTCGCATCCTGTTGCTTTGGACCAGTGCCGCGAGTTTTTCCGCGCCCATCCCGCTATACAAGCCGTGCCGTTTTACGACACCGCCGGCAGCGTGAAGCACGTAATGCAGGAGGGCTTGCGCGACACTGCCGCCATCGCCGCGGAACAGGCTGCCATCGAGTACGGGGCAAAGATACTGAGGCAAGGGCTCGAAGACGACAAGCAGAACTTCACCCGCTTCGTCCTGATCGGAAGGAAACAGACGAAGATCGCTGGTGCGAACAAGACGTCGGTATGCTTCTCGCTGAAAAACGAACCCGGAGCGCTCTTCAAAGCACTGAGTGTCTTTGCGCTCCGCAACATTGATCTGTCGAAGATAGAATCTCGCCCCCGTCGCGGACGTCCGTGGGAATACGTCTTCTACGCCGACCTGTTGCAGGGAGACACCGAACCCGTACGCCGTGCTCTCGATCATCTTCGCGAGATCAGCGACTTCGTGAAGGTGCTCGGTGTCTACCCAGCCGGCGATTGACTAACGCGGCCCGTAGATCACGAGGGATTTGTTGAACGTCGTGAACACTCGTCCGTTTGCCACCACTGGCGTTCCAAAGCCGATGCCAATTCCCATCTCGTCTCCGCCCGTCATATTGCTGTTCCACAGTTCCTTGGAGACGTTCGTTGCGTCAAAAGCGTGCAGGATCGCCTGGCCGCTCGCCGCTTTTTGATACATCCAGACAATCGCGTTGTTGGTGCCGTTCGCTGAAACGACCGTATTGCCCCCGCGCAGTCCCGTCGCGACTGTCGTCCTTGCTGCCGGCGTGGTATTGATTCGGTTGTTTTGAACGGAGTACTGAATTAAAGATGTGTTCGAAGGAGCCAGGTAGAGATTGCCGTTCCAATACGAAGGGTTTCCGTACAGACGCTGCCAGTCCGTTCCCTCTGCGTGATCCGGCCCGAGCCCTTCGTAGCACTCTTGATTGCCGGCCATGAATTGCTGCGGAATCTGCGTGTCTCCGGGTGCGACTTTCCCCAGGTTGCTCAGGTTCAGCAGGTACACGCGCCCTTCCTTGTTGATGGTGACCCCTAGGCCACCGCTCGGCAGCAGCACCAGTCCGCCAGAGCCAATTTCCATGTCCGCGGCATCAACGCAAGGATGATTCGATGGTCCGAACCAGTCCGTCACCTCGAAGCCAGTCCCGCTGAAGCGGACTTTCACCACCGTATCGCCGAAGTTAAGTCCGCCCTTGTCGGCGTTGAAGCTGCCATCCGCAGCGACCATATAGATGTTGCCCGAAGCGTCCACCGAAGGCGCCGCGCCTGCCTGCCACACCGACGCTCCGCCGCCGAAATCCGCCGGTCCAAATGCGTAATCCTGGTCCTGATGCTGCGGCGAAAGGTTCAATACCGCTTTCTGCTGCAGGTCCGCGAGTCCATAAGCCATCACCCAGCCGTGGTAAACGCCCCAGTCGGAGAACGAACCCCAGCAGATGATCACCGCTCCATTTGTAATGACCAGCCCTGCGCGCTGATTGTGGTTCGTGGGATCGAAGTGGATTGTCCCGCCGTCGCTTCCTCTTCCGTCTCCCTGCACGCTGCCTTGGATCTTTACGCTGCCCGGACCGAAGTCATTTCCCGTCTTGATATCGATGGCTCGCAGCCACTGGTCTACCTTGCCGTCCTTCTGGAGCATCGTTACGAAGTACATCGCACCCGTGGCTGGGTCGATGGCGGGCGTTCCCGTGATCCCGATCTCGCCGCCGATCGTCGTGCGTCCACCGAAATTGTCTGCCGCAGGTGTTGCCCCATCCACCGAGTAATGGCGCTCCCACAACAGCGGCGCCTCGGGATCCTTGGCGTCAAATGCGTAAACGCTGTTGTGCTCGGTAACTACGATCACCACGTCGTGAACGCCCTTGTCACCCATGTTCAACTGCGAAACAAACAAAGGCTGGGCGATGATCATTCCGTCCAGTGCTTTCTGCTGAATCTTTCCAAATTGTTGCGGATTTACATTCTGTGTCGTGAGGACCGTCTCATTCGCATAAAGCCCGGTTCCTGTCGTGTCCCCCTTCCACATCAGGACGCCCGACAGACCTTGCTTACCCGTTTGCGACGACGAGCCCGGTGAAACCTGTGAGTTCCCATCTGTTCCGTTGAAGCCCCTCGCGCATGCAAAAAGTAGCGCGACCACACCCAAGACAATACTGGCCGAGTATTTCTTCTTCATATTCATCAGTTCCCAACAACACTTACGAGACAAATCCGGCGTTGCTGGTTGCTACCCTGACTGCGAATATCTGAAGTTTTTTCAAATGAAGGGGATGGAAATGCGCTGATGGCTTACGAATCTTTCGAGAGTTAAGGAAAAATCATCACAACCGGTCGTCGTCTTCTTAATACAGCCGCATCACAACGACTGTTGGCGTCGGTGCAACGCGCTCGCACTGTTTCATGTCATTGCGAATGAAAATTTGCCGATTTACAATCCGTCCTCCCCGTTTTGGGGGCCGGAGCCCACCCTGAATCCTTTCACTAGTCAGGGTCATCAAAAGTTGAGTATAAATGACTCAAGAGAACGCTATGGCTAATACAACGCGCAACTTAGCGCCAACGGAATCCGTCGAGAAGGAAACCAGCCAGCCTAATCGCAGCTATCCAGTCCTTCCGGTCCGGGATACCGTTTTGTTCCCCCACGCGGTTTTGCCACTTACCGTCGGGCGGGAAAGTTCGGTCCAATTAATTAATTCTCTCGGGGAAGACAAAACCATCGTGGTCGTCGCTCAGCGCGAAGCCCGCGTGGACTCGCCCCAACCCAGCGATCTTTTCAGTATCGGTACCCTTGCCGTCGTCCACAAAGTCGTCAAGATGCCCAACCAAAGCCTTTTCGTTTTCGCGGAAGGCCTTGAGCGCATCCACGTGGACGAATACACGCAACTTGCGCCGTATATGACGGCCAAGGTCACCGGCATCGCCGAAATCGTTCCGCCCAAGTCCGCGGAAGAAGAAGCCCTCCAGCGCAATGTGCTGACCCTGTTCCAGCAGATCGTTGCCGGTTCGCCGACTCTTTCCGACGAACTTGCCACGGTCGCCATGAACATCGAAGAGCCCGGCCGACTCGTGGACTTCATCGCCAGTTCCTTGCCGACGCTTTCCACGAAGGATAAGCAGGAGATCCTCGAGACCGCCGACGTCCGTTTGCGCCTCGACAAGATCAACCAGCACCTGGCGAAGGAACTCGAAGTCCAGCAGCTTCGCAACAAGATCCAGAGCGAGGTTCAGGACCGCGTCCAGCAGACGCAGCGCGAGTTCTATCTGCGCGAGCAGATGAAGGCCATTCAAAAGGAACTGGGCGAATCCGACGAGACCACCCGTGACGTCGAAGATCTTCGCGAGAAGATCGAGAAGGCTGGCATGCCCGACGAGGTGAAGAAGGAAGCTCTCAAGGAGCTCAACCGTCTCTCACGGATGTCGCCGATGGCTGCCGACTACGGCGTCACCCGCAACTACATCGAATGGCTCGCGGTGCTTCCGTGGACCAAGTCCGCCGGTGTTGCGGACGTAGACATCACCAAGGCGCGCGAAGTTCTCGACGAAGACCACTACGACTTGCAGAAGGTGAAAGACCGCATTCTTGATTATCTTTCGGTAAGAAAGTTAAAGCCGAACATGAAGGGTCCCATCCTCTGCTTCGCCGGACCTCCGGGCGTCGGTAAGACCTCGCTCGGCAAGTCCATCGCCCGCGCGCTCGGACGCAAGTTCGTCCGCATCTCGCTCGGCGGTATGCACGACGAAGCTGAAATCCGCGGACACCGTCGCACCTACATCGGCGCACTCCCCGGACAAATCATCCAGGGTATCCGCCGTGCCGAGTCCAACGACCCTGTCTTCATGCTCGACGAAATCGACAAGGTCGGTCGCGACTGGCGTGGTGACCCCGGCTCCGCTCTGCTCGAAACGCTCGACCCCGAGCAGAACAACACGTTCCGCGACAACTACCTCGATGTCCCGTTCGACCTCTCGAAGGTGTTGTTCATCACCACGGCGAACATGCTGGAGACGATCAGCGAACCGCTTCGCGACCGCATGGAGATCATCGAGCTTCAGGGTTACACCGAAGACGACAAGCTCCACATCGCGCAGCGCTACCTTATCCCCCGGCAAATCGACGAGAACGGCTTGCCGACGGACATGATTGAGTTCCCGGAAGAAGCCATCCGCTTCATCATCCGGCACTACACGAGGGAAGCGGGCGTCCGTAACCTCGAGCGCCTGATCGGAACCGTGTGTCGCAAGCAGGTACGTCGTATCGCCGAGGGCAAGAACGTGAAGCTCACGGTTACCCCGGATCTAATTCAGACCAAGGAGTTTCTTGGCGGTATGAAGATCCGCACCGACAGCGAAATTGCGGAGCGCACGAAGCGTCCCGGCGTCGTCGTCGGACTCGCTTGGACTCCTGCTGGCGGCGACATCTTGTTCGTCGAAGCCACGGCCATGAAAGGGAAGGGCGGATTCACCATCACCGGCCAGATTCAGGACGTGATGAAGGAATCCATGCACGCCGGTCTGAGTTGGGTGCGGTCGAACGCGAAGTTCCTTGGCATCGACGAGGAATATTTCGAGAAGCACGACCTGCACATCCACGTTCCGGCCGGAGCCATCCCGAAAGATGGACCTTCCGCCGGCATCACCATCGTGACCGCGCTGGTGTCGTTGCTCACGGGAAAACAAGCCCGTCCGCTGACGGCCATGACCGGTGAGATCACGCTGAGTGGAAACGTGCTGCCCATCGGGGGCGTGAAAGAGAAGTTCCTTGCTGCCAAGCGGGCGGGAGTGAAAGACGTAATCTTCCCGGCCGAGAACAAGACGAACGTGGAAGAAGATCTCACAGAAGAGCAACTCTCCGGCGTCAACGTTCACTACGTCACGGTGATCGAGGATGTGCTGAACCTGGCACTTCCTTCCACCGAAGCGGAAAAGAAGCAGGACGACCAACTCCGAGAACAGGTGCTGACCGGAGCAACTGTGTGAACTGTGTTTGAAGCCCGGCAACTTGCCGGCTAGGACGGCGGGCGACTCGCCCGCCGTTTTCATTTCCATAAGCGAGAAGTCTCTCAAGATAGCAAACGGCGTGGCTTCGGCCACGCCGTTATGTTTCGAGTTCAGTTCTTGGTCAGGACGATCACAAAGGAGTTGAAGAGGAACGGCACTCTACCTAAGACGACGCTACTTTCTTTCGATATATCTCGTACACCGCGCCGTTCGAAAGCGACACCACATACAAATTTCCGTTCGGACCGGTCACAATGTCCGTACCAATACCGAAGTTCCGGCCGAACAACAACGACTCGCTCTCCGTGATGTCGAACTTAGCCGTATTGTCTGCGACACGGTCTTCGAGTCTCGGATCGTCTACCGCAATTTTCCGACGGTTACCCGTCAACTGCAGTCGAAATAGATATCCGTTTTCAAGAGTAAGCCTCGATGCTCCTACGAACATGTCCCCTTCGTACTGAGGACCGAGCGCACGGCTGTTAAGGAACCCAATGGCGGCCGGAGCCACTGCAAATCGCCAGCTAAATTCAGGATCGCTATATTTCGCTCCTGGCAACATATAAAGCCGCGACAGCGCCTCTTGCGGGGTGTCGGCAATATTCGCTGGCGGCCACCTCAACTGCTGCAGTCCACCCGGAAGCGACACCTCGATTGCCTTGAAATCCGGTACTCGCGATGCCGGTCCCATAATCTGTACCCAACCACCATTGTGGCCTGCATCCACCATCTCGATTTCGTCGTAAGTATCGTCGCCGTTCAACTCAACCCACAGACTTCCCGATATCGGGTCGAAGGCCATGCCGAAGCCGTTGCGAATGCCGTATGCAAACAGCTTTTGGATGTTAGCTCCAACTTCACCTCCGATTGCTCCTCCGGCAGCAAAGAAAGGATTGTCCGTCGGAGTACTTCCGTCTGAATTCAGGCGGAACACAGCTCCGGTGACATGAGCATCGTCGGGTGCCGGGCCGCCGAACTGATCATCCGGGCTTCCATCTCCCAAGGGCCCATTCGGCAGGTTTTGCAGTGCGCCTCGGCGGCCGTTGTCACCAATAATGATGTACAGCTTTCCATCCGGCCCGAAGCGGATCACGCCCGCATTGTGATTCCCTCGTGCGGGTTGGGTTTCGTCACCTTGGTTCGGCGGCTGAGGTGCACCATCTGCCTGGAAGGAATGCAGCATGATCAGGTTGCGATCGAACGTTAGGGATGTGCCGTTCCACACAAAGCGGTCCACCCGATTTCCAAGCAGGGGCACGCCGAGCACATTCGTCGAATCTGCTCCCATTTGCGGAGTATCGGAGCACCGTGTTTGGCTCGGAAAGAACGGATCGCTCGGCACAGGAGCGTTGCACGTCCAGTACAGATACACAAAGTGATTGGTTGCGAATTGCGGATCGAGCGCGATCCCCAGCAGGCCGCGTTCCGAGTTGTTGTTCACCGCCAAATCGAGCGCTGTGCCCGCAACAGTTCCATTCAACACATGCTGCACACGGCCACTCGCCTTTTCGATTACAAAGAATTCGTTCGTCCCGAGGAACGCTATCGACGTCGGTTGGTTAAGGCCGGAGACTACGGTTCGTACTGCAAGATTCTTGTCGAGAACTTCGGGCGCAGGCGTTTGCGCAACCGCCACACCAACAAAAAGGAACACCACGAGGAGGAGGGGAGGGAATGGGGATCGCATTGGTTCTCCAGTGCTGATTTCAACGGGATGTTCCTCCCGTTCCAAGAGAAGCTACCCATTACCCACGCTAACCGTGTCACAAGATTGTCAACACTTTGTAACGAAGATTTTGCATTTGATTTGGCAACCCACCCGACGGTCTGTAACCCCTGTCGCGTGATCGGATGAGGGTCCACGACGGCGAACACTCCCACCCGCCTCGGTTCCCAAATCATCTCCAGAATAACGAAAGGCGCGGCCTGAGCCACGCCTTTGATTGATTCGTGTCGCTGGATTTACATCGAGATGTTCACCGCAATTCTCACGCCCGGATGCCGCTCGTTATAGAGATAGTACCCGTCATCAGCGTACTCTACGTAAACGTCGTCGGTTTCATACCATCTCTCTGACCAGTATTCCGGCCACGGGTCCACCATTGTTACCCAGCAGTCGTGATAGCGGAAACGCGGGCGCCCTTCCACAATCACCACAGGGTACGAATGGACGCGGAATCTGTGCTCTCGCCCGAAATACACAACGTAACGCTCGCGCGGGACTCGATATCCGTGATATCCGCCACGCTGCTTCCATCCACGATGTTCGTGCTCCCAGCGAGTCGCGCGATGGTCTACCCAAACCACCCGTTGTCCGCGGTGCGCATCACGACGCTCAACGACTCTTACGGACTTACCGTGCTTCTTGTCGAATTTTTCATGCTTATGGTGGTCACCGCCCCGCTTACCATGCTGGCCAAACGCAGGGATTGCGATGGCAAGGCTTGAAACGAGGATTGCTGTCCCGATTACTCCAGTTAATTTCACCCTGAAACCTCCAACGAACCGAGCGCTGAATGAACAATGACGAAAAGTGGCTTCCAGCAGCTCTTTTTTAACATGTTGGACGAAGAATGTGGGAGATTACGAAGGGACTGAGCCCCGTTGCGTTAGCAAGTCCTTGAAAAGCGGCGGGTTAAAGCAAGTCGAGTTACTCTTCTACGAGCAGATATACACCATGCGGCATGTGCGCCACAGGCGAGCCGTTCTACCATCGCACCATCCCGTCCGGATCGTCCACCAAGACTACCTCGTATTTTTCCAGCATCGGCATCAGGACTTGTTCCAGTTCGTTCTTCCAGAGTTCGCCTTCATAAAACTTGGCCTTCATCGGTTCGCGCGAAGAAAGGTCCGGAAAGCCACGCATAA
This genomic window from Terriglobales bacterium contains:
- a CDS encoding ATP-binding protein, producing the protein MPDITRIVGTFVAEASARPAWQRYCIALLAPLLAAFLTGRVLQLSHYPFFSLFSLAVVISSIFGGMRPGFVATVIACLVNLFSAPPFDSIRLAQGQDFVRVLVFGLAGFLIALFVGATGELERRLLLERTRLSVTLQSIGDAVIATDVEGCITFMNPIAEQATGWKLTEASGLPLENVFRIVNESTRLTAANPVRRVLAEGRIIGLANHTVLIRKDSTEIPIDDSAAPIRSNDAIVGVILVFRDITESKVSQAALVHAEKLATVGKLASTIAHEINNPLEAVSNLLFLVAHDESLSHETRHWVSLAESELARVSDMAKQTLSFHRGETKLANIPVRDLIQSVFVLYRSRAANRGVELRNDLSEDTTVFGIAGQLRQLVSNLVTNAIDAMPDGGQFRASAERIQRDGSSLMQLSFSDTGQGIAPDHLRRIFEPFFTTKAHVGTGLGLWITKRIVEDHGGEISVRSDTSSGASGTTFIVSLPESEAKAVRSAG
- a CDS encoding CsbD family protein, producing MDSDRIKGKIDDIKGRVKRQAGEWTGDEQAQSEGMMDQAKGKVQNAFGKMKDAGRDVADDIKDRDRDEVRRREKDEAA
- a CDS encoding lmo0937 family membrane protein, with the protein product MLWTLFVILLVLWLVGIVSSFTLGGFIHVLLVLAVVALVFQLMTARDSVA
- the pheA gene encoding prephenate dehydratase; the protein is MIVAIQGELGSFSHEAVLKFLGTKKLLPCALSAQVFDRLESHKADAALIPVENSLAGTVAEHYDLLLAYDVFIQHEYRLRIRHNLIAAPGVTLKKITRVLSHPVALDQCREFFRAHPAIQAVPFYDTAGSVKHVMQEGLRDTAAIAAEQAAIEYGAKILRQGLEDDKQNFTRFVLIGRKQTKIAGANKTSVCFSLKNEPGALFKALSVFALRNIDLSKIESRPRRGRPWEYVFYADLLQGDTEPVRRALDHLREISDFVKVLGVYPAGD
- the lon gene encoding endopeptidase La; the encoded protein is MANTTRNLAPTESVEKETSQPNRSYPVLPVRDTVLFPHAVLPLTVGRESSVQLINSLGEDKTIVVVAQREARVDSPQPSDLFSIGTLAVVHKVVKMPNQSLFVFAEGLERIHVDEYTQLAPYMTAKVTGIAEIVPPKSAEEEALQRNVLTLFQQIVAGSPTLSDELATVAMNIEEPGRLVDFIASSLPTLSTKDKQEILETADVRLRLDKINQHLAKELEVQQLRNKIQSEVQDRVQQTQREFYLREQMKAIQKELGESDETTRDVEDLREKIEKAGMPDEVKKEALKELNRLSRMSPMAADYGVTRNYIEWLAVLPWTKSAGVADVDITKAREVLDEDHYDLQKVKDRILDYLSVRKLKPNMKGPILCFAGPPGVGKTSLGKSIARALGRKFVRISLGGMHDEAEIRGHRRTYIGALPGQIIQGIRRAESNDPVFMLDEIDKVGRDWRGDPGSALLETLDPEQNNTFRDNYLDVPFDLSKVLFITTANMLETISEPLRDRMEIIELQGYTEDDKLHIAQRYLIPRQIDENGLPTDMIEFPEEAIRFIIRHYTREAGVRNLERLIGTVCRKQVRRIAEGKNVKLTVTPDLIQTKEFLGGMKIRTDSEIAERTKRPGVVVGLAWTPAGGDILFVEATAMKGKGGFTITGQIQDVMKESMHAGLSWVRSNAKFLGIDEEYFEKHDLHIHVPAGAIPKDGPSAGITIVTALVSLLTGKQARPLTAMTGEITLSGNVLPIGGVKEKFLAAKRAGVKDVIFPAENKTNVEEDLTEEQLSGVNVHYVTVIEDVLNLALPSTEAEKKQDDQLREQVLTGATV
- a CDS encoding PQQ-dependent sugar dehydrogenase, producing MRSPFPPLLLVVFLFVGVAVAQTPAPEVLDKNLAVRTVVSGLNQPTSIAFLGTNEFFVIEKASGRVQHVLNGTVAGTALDLAVNNNSERGLLGIALDPQFATNHFVYLYWTCNAPVPSDPFFPSQTRCSDTPQMGADSTNVLGVPLLGNRVDRFVWNGTSLTFDRNLIMLHSFQADGAPQPPNQGDETQPARGNHNAGVIRFGPDGKLYIIIGDNGRRGALQNLPNGPLGDGSPDDQFGGPAPDDAHVTGAVFRLNSDGSTPTDNPFFAAGGAIGGEVGANIQKLFAYGIRNGFGMAFDPISGSLWVELNGDDTYDEIEMVDAGHNGGWVQIMGPASRVPDFKAIEVSLPGGLQQLRWPPANIADTPQEALSRLYMLPGAKYSDPEFSWRFAVAPAAIGFLNSRALGPQYEGDMFVGASRLTLENGYLFRLQLTGNRRKIAVDDPRLEDRVADNTAKFDITESESLLFGRNFGIGTDIVTGPNGNLYVVSLSNGAVYEIYRKKVASS
- a CDS encoding NIPSNAP family protein translates to MIIEMRTYKTKSGKRAEFLDVFRTKSRPAHDEIGMKILGPFLSVEDPDVFFFMRGFPDLSSREPMKAKFYEGELWKNELEQVLMPMLEKYEVVLVDDPDGMVRW